The Pseudanabaena sp. ABRG5-3 genome includes the window GCCTTGAACGTCGGCGGAATTGATAACCGAGGTAATTGCGTCTTGTGCCATTTTTATATATTTTTTTAGGTTTGCAATTAATTTTTGAATTTAGAAATTAAGAAATCTGAATTGTCTCAAAACAAGCTATAAGTCAGTTTTATAGAATTAAGTTTTAAAACAAATCAAGAATCGTCTTACTGCAATGCACCGATTACGTAATCGAAGTAGTAACCAGCTTCAGCTGCATCTTCACCAGAAAGTAAAGCAGATGCTGCATTCTTAAGACCACGCACACCTTCAGAAACAGCAGCGATAGGAGTACCGAGAGATCCGTACATTTCCTTAACGCCAACTAGACCAATTTCTTCGATTGGGGTTACATCACCAGATACAACTCCGTAAGTTACGAGGCGGAGGTAGTAGTCAAGGTCACGCAAGCAAGTTGCGGTTAGCTGTTCACCATATGCGTTTCCACCAGGAGAAACAACATCAGGACGCTTTTGGAAAAGTTGATCGCCAGCTTGCTTAACAATGCGCTCGCGGGATTCGGTCAAAGTTTGGGCAATGCGAAGACGACGCTCACCAGAGGTTACAAAGCTCTTAATGCGATCTAGTTCACCAGGGCTGAGGTAACGTGCTTCAGCATCTGCATTCACGATGGACTTCGTGACTACGCTCATTTAATTTTTTCTCCAATCAAAAATGTGAATAAAAACGATTGATGTGATGCCGTACCATGCAGATTGCCTTTAGCTTTAGCAATGTCGCTAGGAAACTACTAAAGGTTTTAGAGGGTTCTCTGACATGGAGGGTTTCTTTGTCAAAGCAATGATTACCAGAACATTTTGAAGCATTGCGTTGTCCACAAGCTTTTCTTCATCACACTTCTTAACATTTGTTATGTTAGCACTAGAGTTGAAACACAGGATCAATTAGCTTGTAAGTATTGCTACAAAAAGGGTTGCGGCTCCGCCAATGATCATTAAACCTGCGGGCATGAATTTTTTGGTTTTAAGGAAGCGGATGACAAAGACGATTACTAAGAGGGTTGCGATCGCGATACCAGCAATTTTGCCCCACCCTTGACCTTGGGCAGTGGTGATTCCTGATATCAGTAGTCCTACCCCACTAAGGCTGCCTGAGATGAGGGATATTTTGCTCTTACTTTTGGCAAAACCAATGATGCCACCTGCGATTGCAACAATGCCATAGGCAAGCAGGACAATTGCACTGGGAGAAAAATTCATATAAACGCAAAAATGTGAATAAAGCATTGCTTAGCAATGCTTTATTCACATTAAACCGAATTTCCCCGCCTTGGACGGGAAAACAATCCAAAGCTTTTAAATCAAACCTAATTTCCCCGCCTTGGGCGGGGAAATAATCCAAAGCTTTTAAAGCGGGAAGATATCGGACATAACTCCTGCTATGCGGTTGAGATAGGGGGCTGGATCGAGAGCTACCCAGCCATCACCCGATGGAACCATGATCTCAAAGTGTAAGTGGGGACCCGTTGAACGTCCTGTCGAGCCGACAATCCCAAGTTGT containing:
- the apcA gene encoding allophycocyanin subunit alpha: MSVVTKSIVNADAEARYLSPGELDRIKSFVTSGERRLRIAQTLTESRERIVKQAGDQLFQKRPDVVSPGGNAYGEQLTATCLRDLDYYLRLVTYGVVSGDVTPIEEIGLVGVKEMYGSLGTPIAAVSEGVRGLKNAASALLSGEDAAEAGYYFDYVIGALQ
- a CDS encoding TMEM14 family protein, with product MNFSPSAIVLLAYGIVAIAGGIIGFAKSKSKISLISGSLSGVGLLISGITTAQGQGWGKIAGIAIATLLVIVFVIRFLKTKKFMPAGLMIIGGAATLFVAILTS